Proteins encoded in a region of the uncultured Paludibaculum sp. genome:
- a CDS encoding SMI1/KNR4 family protein yields MDWPRVFERVTRLVMHTPALDFLRQDLPPESLAAQRLCRPGASDAEIQEVEARLGTRLPPSYREVLTESNGFVCFPGLGRLSAASEIGWFRDLNSEWCEILDEDAEEWAKIPRSVEYPNYDWPAPYVRSLLQVSGDTDYDIVLLNPLVVSSDGEWEAFSLYSHGSSCCRSFGDLMATRLHDEEEYYKSNPEDPLTHLRPLLDLTRLALAGQTAEVKLAIERRYQEGEGAAALPLAEIAAFEWNWSSCSKYATAAMLGEPQAVRDLHLPCLWALCANRLGEWSGAEAVLELLPSPSPETAECYRQRIEIVRQMSERYANPRSSDPTASTSSGRQAALPDAASMHPAASRPSR; encoded by the coding sequence ATGGACTGGCCCCGCGTATTCGAGCGAGTTACTCGCCTGGTGATGCACACCCCGGCGCTGGATTTCCTTCGGCAAGACCTGCCGCCGGAAAGCCTGGCTGCACAAAGACTTTGCAGACCGGGCGCATCAGACGCTGAAATACAGGAAGTTGAGGCACGACTAGGCACGCGCCTGCCGCCTTCGTATCGAGAGGTCCTCACCGAGAGTAACGGATTCGTCTGTTTCCCGGGCCTCGGAAGGCTATCCGCAGCTTCCGAGATCGGCTGGTTTCGTGATCTTAACAGTGAGTGGTGCGAGATTCTGGACGAGGATGCAGAGGAATGGGCGAAGATTCCCCGATCAGTCGAATATCCAAACTACGATTGGCCTGCTCCGTATGTTCGCAGTCTTTTACAGGTGAGTGGGGATACTGACTACGATATTGTGTTACTGAATCCGTTGGTGGTCTCCTCTGACGGTGAATGGGAAGCATTTTCACTGTATAGTCACGGGAGCTCCTGCTGCCGTTCGTTCGGTGACCTAATGGCCACTCGGTTGCACGACGAGGAGGAGTACTACAAGAGCAATCCGGAAGATCCCTTAACGCATCTTCGGCCGCTCCTCGACCTCACGCGGCTGGCTCTCGCCGGCCAAACAGCGGAGGTTAAGCTGGCGATTGAGCGACGCTACCAAGAAGGGGAAGGCGCCGCAGCTTTGCCTTTGGCCGAGATCGCTGCCTTTGAGTGGAACTGGTCATCCTGTTCCAAGTACGCCACAGCAGCCATGCTTGGTGAGCCCCAGGCTGTCCGGGATCTCCACCTGCCGTGCCTGTGGGCACTGTGCGCCAACCGTCTTGGCGAGTGGAGTGGCGCTGAAGCCGTTCTTGAGTTGCTGCCGTCCCCGTCTCCAGAGACTGCGGAATGTTATCGCCAGCGGATCGAGATTGTGCGGCAGATGAGTGAGCGCTACGCGAACCCCAGGTCCTCCGACCCGACAGCCTCTACTTCATCGGGCCGTCAGGCGGCGCTGCCTGACGCCGCTTCCATGCATCCGGCAGCCAGTCGGCCAAGTCGCTGA
- a CDS encoding IS66 family transposase — protein MIDLPEDSAALKAMVLTLLAERDRHAQLADEQTRRADEQTRRAEELRVEMLRLQLELERYKKWYYGPRADRLQSTGDLAQMLFDFAASMDQKPVHPDDVPPETPQDSEVRRVRRRKGRRNLANFENLPATTHVHELSAEQRACPCCGTERQEIGADESWQIEYLPGHFERIHHVRKKYACTACENSGGKPSIETAAKPEAAIDKGLAGPGLLAYIVTSKFSDYLPLYRLEDIFARQGFEISRATQSVWCGDVADLAEPLYQLMAQRVRSSHVVATDDTIMPMLSKGKTANARMWIYVGDDDHAYNVFDFTLNRGRDGPKHFLKDYRQVLLADAYGGYNGVVAGNEITRAGCWAHFRRKVVEAEKAAPEIARSVVEVVRALYSVERQAAALPVAERLKLRQEKSVPVVTGLREKLLGWKEQLLPKHPMAEALNYALSQWEELTVFCSDGAVPLDNNISEREMKRVVLNRKNSLFVGNARGGRTAAILASLTSTCRRHDVDPQLYLTQLLTNLPSVRISDLADWLPDAWKRRQAAPPDGPMK, from the coding sequence TTGATCGACTTGCCCGAGGACAGCGCAGCACTGAAGGCGATGGTGCTCACGCTGTTGGCCGAACGTGATCGCCACGCCCAGCTTGCCGACGAGCAAACCCGCCGTGCCGATGAACAGACTCGCCGCGCTGAAGAACTCCGCGTGGAAATGCTCCGCCTTCAACTGGAATTGGAGCGTTATAAGAAGTGGTATTACGGTCCCCGCGCCGACCGGCTGCAATCAACTGGCGATCTGGCGCAGATGCTGTTCGACTTCGCCGCATCGATGGACCAGAAGCCGGTTCATCCGGATGACGTTCCTCCCGAGACGCCACAGGACTCGGAAGTGCGCCGCGTGCGGCGCCGCAAAGGCCGGCGCAATCTCGCCAACTTTGAGAATCTCCCGGCCACCACGCATGTCCACGAGCTGAGCGCGGAACAGCGAGCCTGCCCCTGCTGTGGAACCGAGCGCCAGGAGATCGGCGCCGACGAGAGCTGGCAGATCGAGTATCTGCCCGGTCACTTCGAACGCATCCACCACGTGCGCAAGAAGTATGCCTGTACGGCCTGCGAGAACAGCGGCGGCAAACCCAGTATCGAAACGGCGGCCAAGCCCGAGGCAGCAATTGACAAGGGGTTGGCCGGACCGGGCCTGCTGGCTTACATCGTGACCAGCAAGTTTTCCGATTACCTGCCGCTCTACCGGCTGGAAGACATCTTCGCGCGGCAGGGCTTCGAGATTTCGCGCGCCACCCAATCGGTATGGTGCGGCGATGTGGCAGACTTGGCCGAACCGCTGTACCAATTGATGGCGCAGCGAGTGCGGTCCTCGCATGTGGTAGCCACCGACGACACCATCATGCCGATGCTGAGCAAAGGCAAAACGGCGAACGCCCGGATGTGGATCTATGTGGGGGATGACGACCATGCCTACAACGTCTTCGACTTCACGCTGAACCGGGGCCGCGATGGGCCGAAACATTTTCTGAAAGATTACCGGCAGGTTTTGCTGGCCGATGCCTACGGCGGATACAACGGCGTGGTGGCGGGCAACGAGATCACGCGCGCGGGGTGCTGGGCGCATTTCCGTCGCAAGGTAGTGGAGGCGGAGAAGGCGGCGCCGGAGATCGCGCGGAGCGTGGTGGAGGTGGTGCGCGCGCTGTATTCAGTAGAACGTCAGGCGGCCGCACTTCCGGTGGCGGAGCGGCTGAAGTTGCGCCAGGAGAAGTCTGTGCCGGTGGTGACGGGGTTACGGGAGAAGCTGCTGGGTTGGAAAGAACAGTTGCTGCCGAAGCATCCGATGGCCGAGGCGCTGAACTACGCGCTGAGCCAGTGGGAGGAACTGACGGTGTTCTGCTCCGATGGAGCGGTGCCGCTGGACAACAACATCAGCGAAAGGGAAATGAAACGAGTGGTGCTGAACCGCAAGAACTCCCTCTTCGTGGGCAATGCGAGGGGTGGCCGGACCGCAGCGATTCTAGCGAGCCTGACGAGCACCTGCCGCCGTCACGACGTGGACCCACAACTGTACCTGACGCAGTTGCTAACCAACCTGCCGTCGGTGCGCATCAGCGACTTGGCCGACTGGCTGCCGGATGCATGGAAGCGGCGTCAGGCAGCGCCGCCTGACGGCCCGATGAAGTAG
- a CDS encoding VWA domain-containing protein, with protein MIDAFLRVALATAIVGLASGAYGQAPTVQVNVDLVQLEVVVTDSKGNPVTDLKADEMEVFENGRARLLSHFSYIPEVFGSGVQPPGPVAPPGAGKPGPAPAATPGPVSKAGVARVVAIVVDDLGMDQRSFSEVRRALDRFLARGVQSGDLVALVSTSGRFGNLARLTNDPRLLREALGRFNSIPLGRWGVRELRCAADSAFSPKNAPDADAVAEAHYSRVTLTTLRRVVDGLRGYPGRKSILLFSEGLRAIEAFQARQGDQPLLDQYDALWAHANRSGVSVNTIDPRGLVPTAATAEDVSVEDACAMKLHTELVNTQLQLAEIARRTAGVAIRDTNDLPSAIRRVMADQSGYYLVGWRPPEARAVNRPKGARGVRNISIRLKRPGLIARFHSSLYANERQDVTQADSAHRLADAMLSPFTATDIGVRVSSRYWDAGEPDGFVFDVDLLINAGDCKFAEENGGRRRAELHVIATIWGAEETPLDTFERSYTISLTPAAYERALADGLVQRLQMRVKHHGGYQIRAAVQDRQSERLGSASDFVVVPDLKRVKLALSGIALMGAAPAGGPDEGTRQRYRRGETVTYTFQIMSAAAGAEDSRRVEVRAALYRSGAELGTSQPVTVESRGQPDPKRWVYSDSFRIGDQLPAGDYTLQITVVDRAQTDKPLTATQNVDFEVAQ; from the coding sequence ATGATCGATGCTTTTCTCCGTGTGGCACTCGCGACCGCCATTGTGGGGCTCGCCTCTGGCGCATATGGGCAAGCGCCCACGGTCCAGGTAAATGTCGACCTAGTGCAACTGGAAGTCGTGGTCACTGATTCGAAGGGCAATCCGGTCACGGACCTCAAGGCCGACGAGATGGAGGTCTTCGAAAACGGCCGAGCACGCCTGCTCAGCCACTTCTCCTATATCCCGGAGGTCTTCGGCAGTGGCGTGCAGCCGCCAGGCCCGGTCGCGCCGCCAGGTGCAGGCAAGCCTGGACCGGCGCCCGCCGCGACACCTGGGCCGGTCTCCAAAGCAGGGGTAGCTCGCGTCGTGGCTATCGTGGTGGACGATCTTGGCATGGATCAGCGGAGCTTCTCCGAAGTGAGGAGAGCGCTCGATCGTTTTCTGGCACGGGGCGTCCAGTCCGGCGACCTGGTGGCTCTTGTCTCGACCAGCGGCCGGTTCGGAAATCTCGCACGCCTGACAAACGACCCGCGCCTATTGCGAGAGGCGCTCGGACGCTTCAATTCCATTCCACTGGGGCGGTGGGGCGTTCGGGAACTTCGCTGCGCGGCCGATTCCGCCTTCTCACCCAAGAACGCACCAGATGCCGATGCTGTTGCCGAGGCGCACTACAGCCGCGTTACCCTGACAACTCTCCGGCGCGTCGTGGACGGCCTGCGCGGGTATCCAGGGCGAAAGTCGATCCTGCTGTTCTCGGAAGGACTGCGGGCCATCGAAGCCTTCCAGGCCAGGCAGGGTGATCAGCCTTTGTTGGATCAGTACGACGCTCTATGGGCCCACGCCAACCGTTCCGGTGTCTCGGTGAACACCATCGATCCCCGTGGGCTCGTACCGACGGCGGCCACCGCCGAGGACGTCAGTGTAGAGGATGCCTGTGCCATGAAGTTGCATACGGAGCTGGTCAACACGCAACTGCAGCTTGCGGAAATCGCACGCCGCACTGCCGGGGTAGCCATTCGCGACACCAACGACCTGCCGTCGGCCATCCGACGCGTCATGGCGGATCAGTCCGGCTACTACCTTGTGGGTTGGCGTCCGCCGGAGGCGCGGGCTGTCAACCGGCCGAAGGGGGCCCGCGGCGTTCGTAACATCTCTATCCGGCTAAAGCGGCCGGGACTGATTGCCCGATTCCACTCCAGCCTGTACGCGAACGAGCGCCAGGATGTCACCCAAGCCGACAGCGCTCATCGGCTCGCGGACGCCATGCTGTCACCCTTCACCGCCACGGATATCGGTGTGCGGGTGTCGTCCCGGTATTGGGATGCCGGCGAGCCGGACGGTTTCGTTTTCGACGTCGATCTGCTGATCAATGCCGGCGACTGCAAGTTTGCAGAGGAGAATGGAGGACGCCGCAGGGCGGAGCTTCATGTGATCGCCACGATCTGGGGTGCGGAAGAGACGCCGCTGGACACGTTCGAGCGGAGCTACACCATCTCGCTCACCCCGGCAGCCTACGAGCGGGCGCTCGCCGATGGCCTGGTGCAACGTCTGCAGATGAGAGTGAAGCACCACGGTGGCTATCAGATCCGTGCGGCCGTGCAGGATCGGCAGTCCGAGCGGTTAGGCTCGGCCAGCGATTTCGTTGTGGTGCCGGACTTGAAACGCGTCAAATTGGCCCTCTCCGGGATCGCTCTCATGGGGGCCGCACCGGCCGGAGGTCCGGATGAGGGAACGCGGCAGCGATACCGTCGGGGCGAGACCGTGACCTATACGTTTCAGATCATGAGCGCCGCGGCAGGCGCCGAGGACAGCCGGCGCGTGGAAGTACGGGCCGCCCTCTACCGAAGCGGCGCGGAGCTCGGTACGAGCCAACCCGTGACGGTGGAGAGCCGCGGCCAGCCCGATCCGAAGCGTTGGGTTTACAGCGATAGCTTCCGCATTGGCGATCAATTGCCGGCCGGCGACTACACTCTTCAGATAACCGTGGTGGACCGCGCACAGACCGACAAGCCGCTCACCGCCACGCAGAATGTCGACTTCGAGGTCGCGCAGTAG